In Brevibacillus brevis NBRC 100599, a single genomic region encodes these proteins:
- a CDS encoding Hsp20/alpha crystallin family protein: protein MKNLQETMKQLQKASESLSKLGFNPDHPWKALSQMGQVLDTNFWENIATLNKQAAQKTAADAAPTVPPVKKRKKKTKEKPMRFVQADDSHFSPVSDIFQSEQMVIVSCELPGFDRDSLEITLSEQRWLEVKGIIKGNEHQGLRTQGERSYGPFYRKLALPVSVSSKGMRAQYQDGLLEIYLMRGRAANEGKTTFKASL from the coding sequence ATGAAAAATCTGCAAGAGACCATGAAGCAGTTGCAAAAAGCATCCGAAAGTTTGTCCAAGCTCGGTTTTAACCCAGATCACCCGTGGAAAGCATTGAGCCAGATGGGACAGGTGCTGGATACAAACTTTTGGGAGAATATCGCGACGCTTAATAAACAAGCTGCACAAAAAACGGCCGCCGACGCCGCGCCAACTGTACCACCCGTGAAAAAGAGAAAAAAAAAGACGAAGGAAAAACCGATGCGATTCGTGCAGGCTGACGATTCGCATTTTTCCCCAGTCTCGGATATCTTCCAATCAGAGCAAATGGTCATTGTTTCCTGTGAACTGCCGGGCTTCGATCGCGATAGTCTGGAGATTACTCTCTCCGAGCAACGGTGGTTGGAGGTCAAGGGGATCATCAAGGGGAATGAGCATCAGGGGCTTCGTACACAAGGGGAAAGAAGCTACGGCCCCTTTTATCGAAAGCTGGCTCTTCCGGTTTCCGTCAGTTCAAAAGGGATGAGGGCCCAATATCAGGACGGATTGTTAGAAATCTATTTGATGCGTGGTAGGGCTGCGAACGAAGGAAAAACAACATTTAAGGCGAGCTTGTAA
- a CDS encoding TraR/DksA C4-type zinc finger protein: MVYSVDQKMVASFREKLLEQKKELEDRVQDHYGMREPMTTSLQEFSMYDNHPADIGSEMFEREKDLALDSLDRETLKEIDQALQRMEEGTYGLCTVCGEQIPVERLEALPQSQTCKEHAPAPIVNESRPIEEEFLQPPFGRTSLDEKEGQNGFDGEDAWQIVESWGTSSTPFSYQGPDKTDYDEMYIESNEPDGFVEAVEEIGYTDIEGYHGPDSVHFMRSGTYEEYMRKGEGKGNFLSYDDYEGEQAEREGMDDYS; this comes from the coding sequence GTGGTGTACAGCGTGGACCAAAAGATGGTGGCCAGCTTCCGGGAAAAGCTGCTGGAACAGAAAAAAGAACTGGAAGACCGCGTACAGGACCATTATGGCATGAGAGAACCGATGACAACCTCTTTGCAGGAGTTCTCCATGTACGATAATCATCCGGCAGATATCGGCAGCGAGATGTTTGAACGGGAAAAAGATTTGGCTCTAGACAGTCTCGATCGTGAGACGTTAAAAGAGATTGATCAAGCGCTACAGCGTATGGAGGAAGGCACCTACGGCCTGTGTACCGTCTGTGGAGAGCAAATACCTGTGGAGCGACTGGAAGCATTGCCACAGTCACAAACGTGCAAGGAGCACGCACCAGCGCCAATAGTCAATGAGTCGCGTCCGATTGAAGAGGAGTTTTTGCAGCCACCATTCGGACGTACGTCTTTAGATGAAAAAGAAGGACAAAACGGATTCGACGGTGAGGATGCTTGGCAAATTGTCGAGTCATGGGGGACATCCAGTACGCCTTTTTCGTACCAGGGACCCGACAAAACGGATTACGACGAAATGTATATCGAGAGCAATGAGCCGGATGGTTTTGTAGAAGCCGTAGAGGAGATCGGTTATACCGATATTGAGGGCTATCACGGACCGGACAGTGTGCATTTTATGAGAAGCGGGACATATGAGGAGTACATGAGAAAAGGAGAAGGGAAAGGAAACTTCCTCTCCTATGACGATTATGAGGGAGAGCAAGCAGAGCGAGAGGGCATGGATGACTATTCGTGA
- a CDS encoding mandelate racemase/muconate lactonizing enzyme family protein — MTIRDQVASADLQIERVETYPLLHRLSQAYGDANGYKRYRTSYLIRIITRAGIDGWGEIIDWLPTIHKGFSERIIPYLLGKQVDDRVAIVDVIGKWHQRSASGVSMAFTEILAKAAGLSVCQLWGGQIHSGIPVYASLQSYRETEDWMQQSWKQVSQQVDDGFKMVKVKIGGRSVQEDQTHIEKLMNMLPEKVQVAIDANQSYDCATARKWAGLFSRYGNWLWLEEPMPMDRTNEYVKLRSSLSIPLAGGENLIRCTQFLPLFKEGAIDIAQPDLMHTGGIDDYRTHLQMARQFGYRVSPHSFDGSLARLYTLFAQACLLAWTKMDSHPIEPVEWDVMENPFTQLFPLRPINGEVTLPSGVGIGIEPDWEIINALRWDGSAYA; from the coding sequence ATGACTATTCGTGATCAGGTAGCGAGCGCAGACCTGCAAATTGAGCGCGTGGAGACGTATCCGCTTCTTCATCGTCTATCGCAAGCTTACGGTGATGCGAATGGGTATAAGCGTTATCGAACGAGCTATCTCATTCGGATTATCACACGGGCTGGAATAGATGGCTGGGGAGAAATTATCGATTGGCTACCGACGATCCACAAGGGCTTTAGTGAGCGCATTATTCCGTACTTGCTGGGGAAGCAGGTGGATGACAGAGTAGCCATTGTCGATGTCATAGGAAAGTGGCATCAGCGATCGGCTTCAGGTGTCAGTATGGCCTTTACGGAAATTTTGGCGAAAGCGGCCGGGTTATCTGTGTGCCAACTGTGGGGAGGGCAGATTCATTCTGGTATCCCGGTATATGCCTCCCTCCAATCCTACCGTGAAACAGAAGACTGGATGCAACAGTCATGGAAGCAAGTCAGCCAGCAAGTAGACGATGGCTTCAAGATGGTGAAAGTAAAAATTGGCGGGCGCTCTGTTCAAGAGGATCAGACGCACATTGAAAAACTGATGAATATGCTTCCCGAAAAAGTTCAAGTAGCAATAGATGCCAATCAGAGCTACGACTGTGCGACTGCAAGGAAGTGGGCAGGGCTTTTTTCCCGTTATGGCAATTGGCTTTGGCTGGAGGAGCCGATGCCTATGGATCGTACAAACGAATATGTCAAGCTTCGCTCGTCTTTATCCATTCCGCTTGCTGGCGGAGAAAACTTGATCCGTTGCACACAGTTTTTGCCCTTGTTTAAGGAGGGGGCCATCGATATTGCACAGCCTGACCTGATGCATACAGGGGGCATTGACGATTATCGAACACATTTGCAAATGGCCCGTCAGTTTGGTTATCGCGTGTCTCCGCATTCCTTTGATGGCTCGCTGGCACGATTGTATACGTTATTTGCACAAGCTTGCTTGTTAGCATGGACCAAAATGGATAGCCATCCCATTGAGCCTGTCGAATGGGACGTGATGGAGAACCCCTTTACACAATTGTTTCCGCTGCGCCCCATAAATGGCGAAGTGACGCTACCCAGTGGCGTGGGAATAGGCATTGAACCTGACTGGGAGATTATTAACGCGTTGCGCTGGGACGGTAGCGCTTATGCGTAA
- a CDS encoding MFS transporter codes for MAQNAKNLIGLVGVPLVMVLGNSMLIPVLPTMKTEMKLTSLQSSLLITAFSIAAGIVIPFAGYLSDRFGRKIVIILSLALYGLGGLVAGLAALWIDQPYMAIMGGRVLQGIGAAGTAPIAMALVGDLFDGASESRALGLLETSNGMGKVLSPIIGSLLALISWYMVFLAFPMICGVVLLMFLFLTKEKKQEKKPLPVKQYMHSIAQVFKQHGKWLVPAFFIGSICLFTLFGVLFYLSDLLEEKYKIDGVIKGFFLAIPLLVMSIAAYVTGIIIKKKLKLMRLFVIIGMFLLATSYVLASFVQGAYILIGILVIGSVGTGMILPCLNSMIVGAVQKTERGMITSLYSGVRFIGVAIGPPIFTWLLGISRTVMFLSIAGLSLVFAVVAIFFLKPKQVEQQGQGTKDSETKAWRQLSEVLGIEPETVHEEQRERAIERYGFDPNELVKRVLSGKKEKEKQ; via the coding sequence ATGGCACAAAATGCGAAAAACCTAATTGGGCTAGTCGGGGTTCCATTAGTTATGGTGCTGGGCAACTCGATGCTGATCCCTGTACTGCCTACAATGAAAACGGAAATGAAGCTCACTTCCTTACAGTCGAGCTTGTTGATCACCGCTTTTTCGATTGCAGCAGGTATTGTTATCCCTTTTGCCGGCTATTTGTCGGATCGATTTGGGAGAAAAATTGTCATTATCCTCTCCCTTGCCCTGTATGGTTTGGGTGGTTTGGTCGCAGGGCTTGCCGCGTTGTGGATCGATCAACCTTATATGGCCATCATGGGAGGGCGTGTCCTGCAGGGGATTGGTGCCGCCGGAACAGCCCCCATCGCGATGGCATTGGTAGGGGATTTGTTCGATGGCGCATCGGAGAGTAGGGCATTGGGGCTCTTGGAGACATCCAATGGGATGGGAAAAGTATTAAGTCCGATTATTGGCTCCTTGCTAGCTCTCATTTCTTGGTACATGGTCTTTTTAGCTTTTCCGATGATTTGTGGGGTCGTCCTCCTGATGTTTTTATTTTTGACCAAGGAAAAGAAACAGGAGAAGAAGCCGCTCCCCGTCAAGCAGTACATGCATTCGATCGCGCAAGTGTTCAAGCAGCATGGAAAATGGCTTGTCCCCGCGTTTTTTATAGGGAGCATCTGCTTGTTCACGTTGTTTGGTGTACTGTTTTACCTCTCTGATTTATTGGAGGAAAAATACAAGATTGATGGTGTCATCAAAGGCTTCTTTTTGGCGATTCCCTTACTCGTAATGAGTATAGCGGCATACGTGACAGGAATCATCATTAAAAAGAAGCTGAAGCTGATGCGTCTGTTTGTGATAATCGGCATGTTTTTGTTGGCTACGTCTTACGTTCTGGCCAGCTTTGTCCAAGGGGCTTATATCCTGATTGGCATTTTGGTCATTGGCAGCGTAGGGACAGGGATGATTTTACCGTGCTTGAACTCCATGATCGTTGGGGCCGTACAAAAAACAGAGCGGGGCATGATTACTTCTTTGTATAGCGGTGTCCGTTTTATCGGTGTTGCGATTGGTCCACCTATTTTTACCTGGTTGCTCGGAATTTCCCGAACGGTCATGTTTCTATCAATCGCAGGTTTATCGCTCGTTTTCGCAGTAGTTGCGATCTTTTTCTTGAAACCCAAGCAGGTCGAGCAGCAAGGACAGGGGACAAAAGACAGCGAGACGAAAGCGTGGCGGCAACTATCAGAGGTATTGGGAATTGAACCGGAAACGGTACATGAGGAACAACGTGAGAGAGCCATCGAAAGGTATGGTTTTGATCCAAATGAGCTCGTCAAGCGTGTGTTGTCGGGAAAGAAGGAAAAGGAAAAACAATAA
- the ppsA gene encoding phosphoenolpyruvate synthase, which produces MSSLVLGFQEMKKTQLLLVGGKGLHLGELSKIQGIQVPEGFCVTTVGYQKMVESNDMYHALLDQLTTLKVQDREQVGEISRKIRESIMEAEIPSDVVKAVTHYLSQFGEEHAYAVRSSATAEDLPHASFAGQQDTYLNIIGKEAILRHISKCWASLFTDRAVIYRMQNGFDHSHVYLSVIVQKMVFPQASGILFTADPITSNRKLLSIDASFGLGEALVSGLVSADCYKVQEAEIVDKRIATKKLAIYGRKEGGTETQQIDPDQQKTQTLADEQILQLARIGRQIEAYFGSPQDIEWCLGDDTFYIVQSRPITTLYPIPEANDQENHVYVSVGHQQMMTDPMKPLGLSLFLLTTSAPMSKAGGRLFVDVTKMLASPDSRQTILDTLGQSDPLIKDALLTVIERGDFIQSFKIEQNPDKSNKGMSFWGFQEQFENDPTIVSDLIKRSQKSIEEVKYNIQTKSGSDLFDFIREDIQQLKKIIFDPQNIGVITAAMNASKWINENMNMWLGEKNVADTLTQSVANNITSEMGLALMDVADIVRPYPEVIDFLQHVKDDNFLNEMVQFEGGQETQDAIYAYLTRYGMRCSGEIDITKTRWSEKPIMLVPMILGNIKNFEPNAGKRKFEQGQQEALEKEQELLARLMQLPDGEQKAKKTKQMIDLIRNFIGYREYPKYSMMNRYFVYKQALLKEAEQLVQTKVIHEKDDIYYLTFEELHEVVRTDKLDDQIINKRKDEYKFFEKLTPPRVITSDGEIIVGQYKRENLPANALVGIPVSTGVIEGRARVILNMEDADLEDGDILVTAFTDPGWTPLFVSIKGLVTEVGGLMTHGAVIAREYGLPAVVGVEKATTLIKDGQRIRVHGTEGYIEIL; this is translated from the coding sequence ATGAGTTCTTTGGTTCTCGGTTTTCAGGAAATGAAAAAGACGCAGCTTTTGCTCGTTGGCGGAAAAGGGTTACATTTAGGGGAATTATCAAAAATTCAAGGAATACAAGTACCAGAGGGATTTTGCGTGACAACAGTGGGATATCAAAAGATGGTCGAATCAAACGACATGTATCATGCATTGTTGGATCAACTAACCACGTTAAAAGTACAAGACCGAGAACAAGTTGGAGAAATCAGCAGGAAGATTCGAGAGAGTATTATGGAAGCAGAGATTCCTTCCGATGTTGTGAAAGCCGTTACTCACTATCTCTCCCAATTTGGAGAGGAGCATGCTTATGCAGTGCGTTCTAGTGCGACAGCTGAAGATTTACCACATGCCTCTTTTGCCGGTCAACAAGACACTTATTTAAATATCATTGGCAAAGAAGCAATCTTGCGGCACATCAGCAAATGCTGGGCTTCTCTCTTTACGGATCGCGCAGTCATCTACCGTATGCAAAATGGATTTGACCACAGTCACGTTTATTTATCGGTTATCGTTCAAAAGATGGTTTTTCCACAGGCTTCGGGGATTTTATTTACCGCTGATCCCATTACATCCAACCGGAAGTTGCTATCCATCGATGCCAGTTTTGGACTTGGAGAGGCACTGGTCTCTGGCCTGGTATCTGCTGATTGTTATAAAGTGCAGGAAGCAGAAATCGTTGATAAGCGGATAGCAACCAAAAAATTGGCTATCTATGGACGAAAAGAAGGCGGAACAGAGACACAGCAGATCGATCCTGATCAGCAAAAGACGCAAACACTAGCCGATGAACAAATTTTACAACTGGCACGCATTGGAAGACAGATCGAAGCTTATTTTGGGTCCCCGCAAGATATCGAATGGTGTTTGGGTGATGACACCTTTTATATTGTCCAGAGTCGGCCGATCACGACTTTATACCCGATCCCTGAAGCGAATGATCAAGAAAATCACGTCTATGTATCTGTTGGCCATCAACAAATGATGACCGACCCTATGAAACCATTAGGACTGTCTCTTTTCCTGTTAACGACTTCTGCACCCATGAGTAAAGCGGGGGGAAGGTTGTTTGTTGATGTTACAAAAATGTTGGCTTCACCTGACAGCAGACAAACCATACTAGATACCCTGGGACAATCCGATCCGCTTATCAAAGACGCACTCTTGACCGTCATAGAGCGAGGCGATTTTATACAATCGTTCAAAATAGAACAGAATCCCGATAAAAGCAATAAAGGCATGTCGTTTTGGGGTTTTCAAGAACAATTCGAAAACGATCCGACCATTGTTTCTGATTTGATTAAGCGCAGTCAAAAATCGATTGAAGAGGTAAAGTATAACATCCAAACGAAATCAGGGTCGGATTTATTTGATTTTATTCGAGAAGACATCCAGCAATTAAAGAAGATTATATTTGATCCACAAAACATTGGTGTGATTACGGCTGCTATGAATGCTTCAAAATGGATCAATGAAAACATGAACATGTGGTTGGGGGAAAAAAACGTAGCAGACACGCTTACTCAATCTGTGGCAAACAATATTACTTCGGAAATGGGTCTGGCGCTCATGGATGTTGCGGATATCGTTCGTCCTTATCCAGAAGTCATTGATTTTTTACAGCATGTAAAAGATGATAACTTTTTAAATGAAATGGTTCAGTTTGAAGGTGGACAGGAGACGCAAGACGCAATCTATGCGTATCTTACGAGATACGGGATGCGATGTTCCGGAGAAATCGATATAACGAAAACCCGTTGGAGTGAAAAACCAATCATGCTTGTCCCCATGATTCTAGGTAACATCAAAAACTTTGAACCGAATGCTGGCAAGCGGAAATTCGAGCAAGGACAACAGGAAGCTTTGGAAAAAGAACAAGAGCTATTAGCGCGACTCATGCAATTACCGGATGGTGAACAAAAAGCAAAAAAAACCAAACAAATGATCGACCTCATCCGGAATTTCATCGGCTATCGAGAATATCCAAAGTACAGCATGATGAATCGCTACTTCGTTTATAAGCAGGCTTTACTGAAAGAAGCTGAACAACTCGTACAAACAAAGGTCATTCATGAAAAAGACGATATATACTATCTCACTTTTGAAGAACTTCATGAGGTCGTACGCACAGACAAATTGGATGATCAGATCATCAACAAACGAAAAGACGAGTACAAGTTTTTTGAAAAACTGACTCCCCCACGTGTAATCACGTCTGATGGTGAAATTATTGTTGGTCAGTACAAGCGAGAAAATCTGCCAGCTAATGCGCTTGTAGGTATACCTGTTTCAACCGGAGTCATAGAGGGGCGAGCACGCGTCATCTTAAATATGGAAGATGCTGATTTAGAAGATGGCGATATATTAGTCACCGCCTTTACTGATCCTGGCTGGACTCCTTTGTTTGTATCGATAAAAGGTCTAGTCACCGAAGTCGGTGGACTAATGACACATGGAGCAGTTATCGCGCGTGAATATGGCTTACCAGCCGTTGTCGGCGTGGAAAAGGCTACAACACTGATAAAAGACGGACAACGAATTCGCGTGCATGGAACAGAAGGGTATATTGAAATATTGTAG
- a CDS encoding NUDIX domain-containing protein, with protein MYAFNDDFGLPVKLTFSPEEYRNHQAGHVLIFAFYQGKLLFTRHRKRGVELPGGKVEPGESSLAAAVREVYEETGAILEGIERIGQYTIDDSMRKDIYIAKVAHYTNQPSGSDVLATIVFPDIPRDVKGNQEFSRILQDDVYPLALERALRHPFAES; from the coding sequence ATGTACGCTTTTAACGACGATTTCGGCTTACCTGTCAAGCTAACCTTTTCCCCAGAAGAATATCGTAACCACCAAGCCGGTCACGTGCTGATCTTTGCTTTTTATCAAGGTAAGCTGTTATTTACGCGCCATCGTAAACGCGGTGTGGAGCTACCAGGGGGAAAAGTAGAACCGGGTGAAAGCAGCCTGGCAGCAGCAGTGCGTGAGGTCTATGAAGAAACTGGCGCTATTCTGGAAGGGATTGAGCGCATCGGACAGTACACCATCGACGACTCGATGCGAAAAGACATTTATATCGCCAAGGTAGCGCATTATACAAACCAGCCAAGTGGCTCCGATGTGCTTGCCACCATTGTGTTTCCGGATATCCCGCGGGATGTAAAAGGCAATCAGGAGTTTAGTCGAATTTTGCAAGATGATGTGTATCCGCTCGCACTCGAACGAGCTTTGCGTCATCCATTCGCTGAGTCCTAG
- a CDS encoding LCP family protein, with protein MQAKNDKPQAPAKQPGKRMKRGQRSKRMYLLLAGCLFLCLLAVGAGLTLNKLDKTLDVVTVDPYKLPDQPAVEKPYEQKKSIAFVIVGVDTRKNIGMLNTDVLIVAVANPVTQKLSMVSLPRDTRVQIPGYPGYHKVNEVFALGENIRKDAEIKGKPVTENGMTMLKKTLNHMLGISVEHYVQLDFEGFTAVIDKLGGITVDVDRDLVYELPKQGVYRNLKKGKQVLNGEQALGFVRHRIDRRGDAYNSSDFDRNRRQQQVIRAVAEKSMSMDGLSSLTVVLDTVGQHIKTDLSKDQIKGLALDFASFSSSNMVTLNNGAIWSSPYSLWPRENMQAVRTALQTEVGVTGPGEQLSDAAVAEVAKVEMKAEKRTPAPNSKSTIGTKEQPKTQKPATTPKTNPEPKQEPVTQPTVPDGNGELNPAPTDSNMPPPDILAPPAPATDSADIGQTG; from the coding sequence GTGCAAGCCAAGAATGACAAGCCTCAAGCTCCTGCAAAACAGCCGGGTAAACGGATGAAGCGTGGCCAGCGAAGCAAGCGGATGTATCTGCTCTTGGCGGGTTGCTTATTCCTCTGTTTGTTGGCCGTAGGAGCAGGCCTCACCCTCAACAAGTTAGACAAGACCCTGGACGTCGTAACGGTAGACCCTTACAAGCTGCCGGATCAACCCGCTGTAGAGAAGCCGTACGAGCAAAAGAAATCAATTGCTTTTGTCATCGTCGGGGTGGATACGCGCAAAAACATCGGCATGTTGAACACAGATGTCCTTATCGTTGCAGTCGCCAATCCGGTTACGCAAAAGCTGAGCATGGTTTCGTTGCCACGTGATACCCGTGTTCAAATCCCAGGCTATCCAGGCTATCACAAGGTCAATGAAGTATTTGCATTAGGGGAAAATATCAGGAAAGATGCGGAAATCAAAGGGAAGCCTGTCACAGAAAATGGCATGACGATGCTCAAAAAAACGTTGAATCACATGCTGGGGATCTCGGTTGAGCATTATGTACAGCTTGATTTCGAAGGCTTCACAGCGGTCATTGACAAGCTAGGTGGCATTACGGTTGACGTAGATCGCGATCTCGTATACGAATTGCCGAAGCAAGGTGTATACCGCAATTTGAAAAAAGGGAAACAAGTATTGAACGGCGAGCAGGCACTCGGCTTCGTCCGTCATCGCATCGACAGACGTGGAGACGCTTACAACTCCAGCGACTTCGATCGCAACCGCAGACAGCAGCAGGTTATTCGTGCCGTGGCAGAAAAGAGCATGTCGATGGATGGATTATCGAGTTTGACAGTTGTACTGGATACCGTTGGTCAGCATATCAAAACCGATCTCTCGAAAGACCAAATAAAAGGATTGGCACTCGATTTTGCCAGCTTTTCGTCAAGCAATATGGTTACTTTGAATAATGGGGCGATCTGGAGTTCTCCTTATTCCTTGTGGCCGAGGGAGAACATGCAAGCGGTCCGAACTGCCCTGCAAACAGAAGTGGGTGTAACCGGACCGGGCGAACAGCTCAGTGATGCAGCTGTAGCAGAAGTAGCAAAGGTCGAAATGAAAGCGGAGAAGAGAACACCAGCTCCAAATTCTAAGTCTACAATAGGGACAAAAGAACAGCCAAAAACACAAAAACCAGCGACAACACCAAAAACTAATCCAGAACCGAAACAGGAGCCTGTAACACAACCGACTGTTCCAGATGGCAATGGCGAACTCAATCCTGCGCCGACGGATAGTAATATGCCACCCCCAGATATTTTGGCCCCGCCTGCACCGGCAACAGATAGTGCTGACATTGGGCAAACTGGATGA
- a CDS encoding NAD(P)/FAD-dependent oxidoreductase — MEHIQVLIAGGGIAGLSAAIWCQRLGLSCLLIEKTDRLGGQLHHIYNEITDFPPLVYDQGAALVKVLIEHPFIQQQNIRFNETILSIDQETKQVTTSKSVYRVDYLLIATGVGWNEIPALAGCPSVLSPWFSTTAQAHTIAGQDIAVIGGGDRALESAANLSLHARQVYLLVRSKKWRARPEWQKKITGLPNIQVLWETQVSDYQDEEARTVLSLTSTREGNPETIVVDWILPRIGVHGNTTGLNGLDTFGDEYLQTDSYHRVNSPWIYAVGDVSNGAAYASLSLAVGQAMKAVKHLSLQIQNTKSMSL, encoded by the coding sequence GTGGAACACATACAGGTGCTGATCGCAGGTGGCGGCATCGCAGGGTTGTCCGCAGCAATATGGTGCCAACGATTAGGTCTTTCTTGTCTTCTTATCGAAAAAACGGATAGACTCGGCGGCCAACTGCATCACATTTACAACGAGATTACCGACTTTCCGCCCCTTGTATATGACCAGGGAGCTGCCCTTGTAAAGGTACTGATCGAACATCCTTTCATTCAGCAGCAAAACATACGATTCAACGAGACCATTCTTTCCATTGATCAGGAAACGAAACAGGTGACCACTTCGAAATCCGTTTATCGTGTCGACTATTTACTCATTGCTACAGGCGTTGGTTGGAATGAAATCCCTGCCCTAGCTGGTTGTCCGAGCGTCCTGTCGCCTTGGTTTTCTACAACTGCCCAAGCGCACACCATCGCCGGGCAAGATATCGCCGTAATTGGCGGAGGAGATCGCGCATTAGAGAGTGCTGCGAATTTGAGTTTGCATGCCCGACAGGTCTATCTGTTGGTTCGGAGCAAGAAGTGGCGTGCTCGGCCGGAGTGGCAAAAGAAAATCACAGGCCTCCCCAACATCCAAGTCCTGTGGGAAACACAAGTTAGCGACTATCAGGACGAAGAGGCACGGACTGTTTTGTCACTCACCTCTACGCGAGAAGGTAATCCGGAGACGATCGTAGTCGATTGGATTTTGCCACGAATTGGCGTTCATGGAAACACAACTGGTCTCAACGGCTTGGACACGTTTGGCGATGAGTATTTGCAAACCGATTCGTATCACCGAGTCAACTCTCCATGGATATACGCAGTCGGAGACGTGAGCAATGGTGCCGCTTATGCGAGTTTGTCTCTAGCAGTTGGTCAAGCGATGAAGGCGGTCAAACATCTTTCCTTGCAAATCCAAAACACCAAATCAATGAGCCTGTAG